In the genome of Ctenopharyngodon idella isolate HZGC_01 chromosome 19, HZGC01, whole genome shotgun sequence, one region contains:
- the LOC127500986 gene encoding ephrin type-A receptor 10-like isoform X3, translated as MELFKAIISVLWILLLNRNEESRAEEVVLLNSKESQAELGWTSYPSNGWEEISGVDEKYKPIRTYQVCNVMEPSQNNWLQTGWIWRQGGQRIFIELQFTLRDCNSIPGVSGSCKETFNLLYAESDWDLGRVTREDRYSKIDTIAADESFTQGDLGERKMKLNTEVREIGHLNRKGFHLAFQDVGACVALVSVRVYYKRCLSTVQNLAVFPDTVAEAAFSTLVEVRGSCVNNSEVDTDSPPRMHCSAEGEWLVPIGKCSCSAGYEEGHSSCEEGRSRSPVEGWRDEEEWRSEG; from the exons TTGTCTTGCTGAATTCTAAGGAGTCCCAGGCAGAGCTGGGTTGGACCTCATATCCTTCCAATGGG TGGGAGGAAATCAGCGGTGTGGATGAGAAATACAAGCCCATTCGCACATATCAAGTATGCAACGTGATGGAGCCCAGTCAGAACAACTGGCTCCAGACGGGTTGGATATGGCGGCAGGGCGGCCAGCGCATCTTCATCGAGCTGCAGTTCACCCTGCGAGACTGCAACAGCATCCCAGGCGTGTCCGGCAGCTGTAAGGAGACCTTCAATCTCCTCTACGCCGAGTCCGACTGGGACCTGGGCCGCGTCACCCGTGAAGACCGCTACAGCAAAATCGACACCATTGCTGCGGATGAAAGTTTCACGCAGGGCGATTTGGGAGAGCGTAAGATGAAACTTAACACCGAAGTCCGTGAGATAGGACATCTCAACCGTAAAGGATTCCATCTGGCCTTCCAGGACGTGGGCGCGTGCGTCGCGCTGGTTTCCGTGAGAGTGTACTACAAACGATGCTTGTCCACGGTGCAGAATTTAGCAGTGTTCCCGGATACGGTAGCCGAAGCTGCGTTCTCTACTCTGGTGGAGGTGAGAGGGTCCTGCGTGAATAACTCTGAGGTGGACACGGACAGTcctcccagaatgcattgcagcgCTGAAGGGGAATGGCTGGTGCCGATCGGGAAATGCAGCTGCAGCGCTGGATATGAGGAGGGACACAGCAGCTGTGAGG AGGGACGGAGCAGAAGTCCAGTGGAGGGATGGAGGGATGAGGAGGAGTGGAGGAGCGAGGGATGA